taaaagtcttCATAACTTCAGTGATAACTATTAGCAATTTGATATATGGTATACATATATCTTCCCTCTCCTTATACTGTTAACTCTGTGTGAGCACATGTTGTTCTGCAACCTTTTTAACTTAACAGTGTAGTCAGCTGATAATTCAATAATGGaagtaaaggtaaaaataaactaAGCCTACAGAGATTTTTACATCTTTGCTATTTAATACGTGATTAACCTCCatattcagaaattttatttacaaacacCTTATCTATTTTTGTCCTTCCTCTTTAGAGTGGATGTAACTGAAATTCAGATAGCTTTAGTGATTGTCTTTGTATTGTCTGCATTTGGAGGAGCAACAATGTGGGACTATACGGTAAAtctgaatatttaaatttatatttaagtacttttcaaatatttaggaaaaagtattgcattgttaattttcttcaaaaatccttggcattgtatttatttttttctttttttattggtgtatttaatatttgttccatttcttaactttttttcttcattttataatgtGTATTATCCTATATACCTTACGGCATTTCCTCCTATGTATGAATATGTTGCCACATAGAAGAAAACAACCTCATTTCCCTAatactaaataaaacaaaaacaacaacaaaaaacacacattgGAATAACTTTTTCCagggtgaaataaaataaatattttaaaaataagtccagtaaaatattttacatttaaaacttgTCACTCAATATTAGGAAAGtagttaatttgcatttttataatctACTTTGAGGTGAAGATTCCCATATTaaggaatgtttttattttctgcctgcttGGTGACCTCAGTATTTTCATAAAAGTTGGCTCTTAGGAAGCCACTGTCATAAATTGAAGCTTTTTTGCAAAAGAACATTTCTGAAGAAACAATTATCCTGTTACCACAACCTAAGTCCACCATACTGTCTAACTGACTCACACTTTCTGCTCATAGTGTTAAGAATAATAATAAGGATATCAATAGTCAACAACTAACAGTCATTCAATACTTATGTTCCTAAACATTTGCCATCAGTTTTATCTGCCCCTCCGAATAATCCTATGAAAATAGATAtgattattattatgctttataaATAAGTCTTAGGgtgattaaataatttgtccaaggcCACATGAGAAGTACTGGAGCTTGGAATTAAACAAAACTGATTCCAGACTGTATGTAATCACTAAGCTATATATCTAGTAAAAATAGTAAGTGATACAAGACTAAACATAGTTTTACTACATGATCAGCAGTTGCACCCCTTGTTATTTAACTAAAtgatttgaaaacttatgtccacacaaaaacgtgtacacaaatgtttatagcagctttattcataattgccaaaatttgaaagcaggccgggcgcggtggctcaagcctgtaatcccagcactttgggaggcctagacgagcggatcacgaggtcagcagatcgagaccatcctggctaacacggtgaaaccccgtctctactaaaaaaatacaaaaaactagccaggcgagatggcaggcgcctgtagtcccagctactcgggaggctgaggcaggagaatggcgtgaatccagaaggtggagcttgcagtgagctgagatccggccactgcactccagcccgggcaacagagcgagactccacctcaaaaaaaaaaaaaaaaaaaaaaaatttgaaagcaacTAAGATGTCCTTCATCTTAGTTGGATACACTAATGCCAAAAAGAactgagctatcaagccatgaaaagaagtTATGCGAGGAACTTATGGAGTTCCAAGAAGttatggaggaaccttaaatgtttattactaagagaaagaagccaatctgaaaaggctgcatattgtgtgattccaactatatgacattctttaaaaaggcaaaattatggagacagtaaaaggatCAGAAGTTACCATGGGTTGGAGGAGGAAGGGATGAATAGGTGaagcacagagaatttttagggcaataaaactattttgtatGATACTAAATGGTGgctacatgtcattatacatttgtcataGCACATAGAATGTACAATGCCAAGACTGAACTCtcatgtaaactatgaactttgggtgataatgatgtgtcaatgtaggttcaccagttgtaacaaatgtaccactctggtgtaGGATGTTGTTGGCAGAAGGAGTGGCTATATACTTTTCCATTCAAATTTTGTTGCAAACCTAAAACCgctctaaaaaaattaagtccattaaaaacacagtatgaggccaggagttcaagaccagcctgggcaacttagcaaaaccttgcctctataaaaattatttaaaattttagccaggcatggtggcatacacctgtagtcccaactactcaggaggctgaggcgggagggtcgttgaacccaggagttcaaggctgcagtgagccgtgatcatgccactaactacactcctgcctgagtgacacagcaagaccctatctcttaaaacaaacaaacaaaaacaacaacaacaacaaaaaaaattccctgTAGCCTTTAGTGTCAGAATTGCCAATTATCATTTGTCAGTAGGCTCCGAAATAGACTTTGGGCGTGTTTTTAAATAGTAGTGGTACATTCCCCAGTACATTCATATTCCCTTTCATCATGTAAGAGTAAATAGAATCAAGGATACACTACTATAGGCCCATACAAGATAACAGAGGGATGCTATGTGTTTTTTATAGTAACTGTTCAGGTTGTACCTGTAAGAAGGTAAATgtacgggtggatcacctgaggtcgggagttaaagaccagcctggccaacatggcaaaaccctgtctctgctaaaaatacaaaaattagccaggtgtggtggtgggcacctgtaatcccagctactcgggaggctgaggcaggagaatcacttgaacctgggaggcagaggttgcagtgagccaagatcgcgccattgtactccagccctgggcgacaggagactccgtctcaaaaaaataaaaaataaaaaagaaggtaaaTGTAGACCTAGAAGCAGTTAGACAACTCTAGTTACTAAGTCAGGTGTGGTTGTCTTAAATTTGGAATTGAATCTTAAAATTGTTTCACTCAATGTTTTGGTGATATCATAGGAAGAAAACATACCTGCTTATTCTTACCAACAAGAATACTTACTTTTGATTGaggttttctaaatttaattattaacCTGTAGTTTCCACAAATTTTGGTACATTATTTCAGTCTATTTTCTAAACATAGTAGCCTATAGCTTCTGGCAATtcattgttactgttttttaaatcCTTTGCTGCCTTTGGAAGTTTTCTTGAACAGCAGTTGACCAACAGGTAAATATATTGCTAGAGATTTAATCCTGGATATTAACTACACAGATTTTTTGCTTGCATACACATCATGATATTTGTTAACATTTATGATGCAAATCATGGTGCCTCCCTTTCCTGTGATGCTACTTTTTAGAAGCTACTAAATTCAAGTGAACTATCCTTTTTCATGTTTAAGTCAGATGAAAGCTTATGACATTCAACATTTAATCATAGTTATGTAAACAGACTAAGCTGGTTTGGTGGATTCATTTTTCACTTATGAAGaaagcattttcaaaaaaaagtcactttagGCTGGTCTAATGGTAGTTATCTCAGTTGACTGCTCACAGTCAGTTACAGGTcaaattccttttctcttttcccccctcactactgcacttgactactctaaaaaaaaaataaaaatttaaaaactaaaaaaaagttaaataaaaaaagtttttaagttaTTACTTTGGACTATATTCCAGAAGTTAAGGTTTGATCACAAGAAAAAGGACAGCTTATTGTATAGGGCTTAtcattgtttctttattatttaataaaaaaccAACATTCTGTTGTCttaattgtttctttcttctaccCCTAAAGATTCccattctagaaataaaattgaagatcCTTCCAGTTCTTGGATTTCTAGGTGGAGTAATATTTTCCTGTTCAAATTATTTCCATGTTATCCTCCATGGTGGTGTTGGCAAGAATGGATCCACTATAGCAGTAAGGCATTGATTTCATCATTCAGTATCAATTTTATGATAAATTTTCCTATCACCAgctataaaaagattaaaatatgccAAAGTTCAAGAATGGGGAAGGAAACTAAGTatcttaaataattcattttaggCACATAgtacaaaagcattttaaaaacagtttaaacTGATACTTTCCTCTTTCTACAGGCTTGCTCCGCATAGACTTTTCTGACATCTAGTTTCACTGCTGCACATAATTAAGCGTTGCCATTTGTTTTCCTGCATTTTTTGCCTTGAACTAATAGGGGAGAGGAGGTAGGGGAGAGAAGGAATGGTAGGGAATGTGTGAGTTCCTGATTGAAGGCAGGAAAGTGGCCAGAGGTCAATGGTTTCACGTATGGGGCAATTTATTACTCATCaagtaaattttattgaaatttcactgaaatatatttaaaagaactaATATTTCAAAAGGTAAAATTTTAGCCTTAATTCTTAAGTGGGTATACTTTGTGCTTGTGTTCTTTACACCTTCCTTGCTCATGCAAGTATTAAATATAATGCTTTTGtatgttttcatatttgttttttaaaacttcagtaaTTTTAAGTGGGCAAGAGTTGGAATTCCTGCaaactttttaaacaaatataacacctatgtttttaaaaagcctacTGTCATTTTCAAGGTAGTTGAACAGAAGACGACAAATACTTATTCCAGTGATACCATCTTATACCAAAACATTGTTAGAATGCCTtttttagggctgggcacagtggctcatgcctgtaatcctagcaatttgggaggccgaggcaggtggatcacttgaggtcaggagttcgagaccagcctggtcaacatggtgtaaccctgtctctaccaaaaatacaaaaaaattagctgggcatggtggcccatgctttTGTAAATCCAActaactatttgggaggctgaggcaggagaattgcttgaaccaggaggcggcggttgcagtaagctgagacagtgccactgcactccagcctgggtgacacagcgagactctgtttcaaaagaaaaaaaaaaaaaaggaatgccttTTTAGGATTGCTTTAAACTATAGCATATtcactttaatttcttttgttgtataGTTCAAAATTTCTATCCTTAAAGTCATTTGGAGCAAGGTCTAATAAGAGTATTAAACATTAGATGTGGCATTAGATATAgcatttttagtaaaaaaaaaaaaaaaaagtctctttcaAGACTTGTAAATAGTCTTTCGAGACAATTTCAAAGGGATCCTCATAATTGATAAATTATCAATGTTTATGAATGCACTATATACATAATTCAAAAGCAAAGTATACAATTCATCTAGAAATATAAGTTCTGATATATTTGGAAAAGTTGTCAGTTTTTGAGGTGTTTTGTCAGTTGATCTCAGTATAGTACTGTGCTTAGGAATACATGTTGCTTGACTGTGGATGATAACATAGAACATTAGCTGGAACATTAAGTTCCATTGAAGAAAACAAGATTTAGTAATGATCATTGTCTACTCTAAAGAATATTTtcggctgggtgcgatggctcacgcttataatcccagcactttgggaggctgaggcaggcagataatgaggtcaggagttctaggccagtatggccaacacagtgaaaccccgtctctactaaaaatacaaaaattagctgggcttagtggcggatgcctgtaatcccagctactcgggaggctgaggcaggagaactgattgaacctgggaggcggaggttgcagtaagacaagatcatgccactgctctccagcctgggtgacagagctagagtccatctcaaaaaaaattttttttcataaaaaaaactgttagatGTTTGATGGATGACTTCAGCACAAGTTAGGAAGtggctggtttcaaattcttaAACTGgtatttttccaacttttttaggagcagattttttttcttgaatgagATTTAAGAACCATAATATAAAGTGCTATtagatttttatactttattactATACAGTgtcatatatgtaattttataatataGTATTACCGTAATTTTATAGTAAGTTCGAACTTAAAACATGTAAACTTAATAAACAAGAGTAAAGCTATTCTTGTGAACCCATTTAAATTGGTTATAGATTTAATAACCTCAATACCAAacttatttcaatattttgtttaggataaGTAGTGCCGAGAGGATACTAATTCACACAGATAAAAATGTAAGGTCTGGATTTTACAGTTTTGCATAAAAGAACATTTACagtctgaatgaaaaaaaaaaaaaaaaaacaggaggtgGGGATGTTGGTGTAGAAAGAAACCAGgataagctgggtgcagtggctcacacctataatcccagcactccgagAAGTTGAGGCTGGGacgatcgcttgagcccgagttcaagactggcctgggcaacatggggaaaccctgtctctactaaaaacaaaaaaaattagaaaaaaaataaaataaaagaaaagaaaataggaaaaagaaggaaacctgGATAGAACTAAACTATTCTTACTCTTCTTCATCAGTGATGTTTTGTAGAATTGGCAGAATAAGCTCTATTTCAGTATCTCCGCAAAAATGTTAATTTGGCAATCCACATGTGGATGGCGTTCAACATAGTAAAAGTTGACATAGAATAAACTGCATTAATTTTTAGCCAGTTTAAAATGTGTGTAAATATCAAACTGGAATCAGACATCTGTAGCACTGTATTATGTCTCTGTCACCCTCAGGTTCTGTGAAAGCTTGAAAAGCACAACTCAGGTTTGTATACTCCTGTAGGCCATACACTACATCACAGTGTTCTTTAGGGGTCTTGCACAAAATAGATGGTCAGAAAATGTCTACATTGTAATAAATGCAGTGTTAAAGTACAATACtgattttctgctttatttcttaGGGCACTAGTGTCTTGTCACCTGGACTCCACATAGGACTAATTATTATACTGGCAATAATGATCTATAAAAAGTCAGCAACTGATGTGTTTGAAAAGCATCCTTGTCTTTATACCCTAATGTTTGGATGTGTCTTTGCTAAAGTCTCACAAAAATTAGTGGTAAGAAATTTTTATGATTTATGATATAAATAGTATACTTAGTCCTCTAACACAAAGCTGGAAATTTCATAAAATGTATAGGTTTTCTTTTGTAGTGTCAAAATCATAATAATTAGCTATTTGTGCCCCAAGCAAACTGTGATAGGAGTTATATTATATTCAGTTAAATTGTTTAGCTGTAGTTGTCATTTAGTTTTCTGATATCAAGAAATTTTAACATTGGAAACTTTAATAAGCTACCCAATCGTGAATTTGAGAAGGTGTAAATAGGATTCTTGTATCAAATGTGAGATTAAATGGTCTGTTTTAATACTGAATTAAACTTGTAATTAATTCTTAAAAGCTAACACATTTAAAACTtaatagtaaaattattttgtttcatttttttatagatAGCTCACATGACCAAAAGTGAACTGTATCTTCAAGACACTGTCTTTTTGGGGCCAGGCCTTTTGTTTTTAGACCAgtactttaataattttatagaCGAATATGTTGTTCTATGGATAGCAATGGTaagtatttttctccattttattttttaaccatgcTTAAGAGCTATTTCAGTGAGGTATCAGTAGCCTCAAGATGTagtctaggccgggcatggtggctcacgcctgtaatcccagcattttgggaggctgaggtgtacggatcatttgaggtcaggagttcgagaccaacctggccaacatggtaaaactctgtaccaaaaaatacaaaaaattgtccgggtgtggtggtgcatccctgtaatcccagctactcaggaggctgaggcaggccaatcacttgaacctgcgaagcagaggttgcagtgagccgagatcatgccactgcactccagcctgggtgacagagcgagactctgtctcaaaaaaaaaaagaaaaaaaaaaaaagatctacgctatacaatatatacaataaatgttTCTGAGTATTTGAAATTACTTCTTAGCtgtgaataattttatattgtgtgTAGAAATGGCCACATATCTATAGGCCAGGTTTCCAACAACGTAGATTCTTGGGAACACAACTGTGTAcctaaaaataactatatttttcttccccaaaataCCAGTACAAAGATGCCAAAAACCACTTTACTCTGCCCGAAGGACTTTATTCCCAGTTTACAGCAAGTAACAGGAAAATTAGATGTGGTTAGTACTAGCAAAGGTGGGCACTTTATTGTATTGAGAATTGTCAGCTAATattgaagaaacaaaacagaatagacAGTGCTACTAAGTACAGGATTCTCAGACCATTTTATGCTAGATGTAAGGAACCCTTTATATGTGTATGGTCCTTGAGGATAGTGCATAATTTGTATTAATGACGACTCGGTCATCAATTAAATTCTCTTTGATTATATCCTGCTTAAGGAAAGGATGTGGATGTCATAGATATTAATttctattcaaaataattataaaatacagaatatagtGCTTGAGAGAGACATGTTAGccatttaaggaaaagaaaatcaatattggTAACACTTCAATTACAAAATTGGATAAATGGAgcattattgcattttttttctattgagataTAGTTTTGTTGTATTTCTATCTCTGGACCCCACTGGTCGTCACCAAATTCATagtgatatataaatatactgaAGTACACCAAAACAAAACTCGCCAAAACCCTGCAGTGAATCTTTTGATAATTCAAATAATCTCACCGTATTTGTTAGatctggatattttaaaaaatctgtatcaATTCTGTGCATGGATTACAGGAATACATCTGATGATCCTTTACTAGGTTGTGTAGTATGCTTTTTCTGGAGTAAGTTAATAACGTAATATTCATTCATAGTCCATTCAGAAGTCTTCCATTCTTCCTATGGTGGCAATGAGATGTACTTAATTCTTTGAGGTGGACAATGAATGTTTTcagacaaaattttttaaaaaatgtttaaaaatcagaataatgtCCTTTAATTTGGTATccactataaatatttttagggCTCCAAAACAATCCAGTTTAAAAAATAGGGGGTAATTAATCAAAATATCTGAAAACTCAATGTAAGTTTTCTTTCAGTGAACTTAGGTATGTATTACCAAGTGGAATTGTTGAATTAAAATATCAGGtgttaaaaaaatcaatcatctTTTGTAACAAGTAATTGGCTTGGTTTATACTTGCGATGGAGACTGGTAAACTGAGGAAGTcaaattcagtttttatttaaaacactatgtggatgacaaaaaaaaaaaaaaaaaaagccacacccACAATGTGGAGGTAAACATGGTGCTTTTCAAGTACGCTTTTAACGTAAATGGTAGAGATTTTTCCCTCATGGGTGAGAATTCCCTCTCCAAGGGCAGAGCTGTAAGGCTCCTTTTTCTCCTGGGTTTCATTTTCTGAAGAGAAGCATTTGACTGTAGGCTCTGGGCAAAGTTTCTAAATAGAGGCCATCTTTAAATTTGTAAACATAATTTTGTATATGCCTCAAGTATGGTATCTTTTTTAGACCTTTTACCTTCTTACAACTAacctcaaagaaatagaaatgtttatgATGGAATTAGTTCATTTGCTGCTTCATGGCACAGCAGGAAGTTGAAACAATGTGGAATCAGGAGACTTGGGTTCTGTTACTTTCTAGCTTCtgtattttagttgttttttacctctgagcctcagtgtctacAACTGTGACATAACCTGCATTTTCCAGAGGACTACAGTGAGGTCCaaatttgaaatgtattaaagtgctttaaaatgtagtatttgccaggtgtggtggctcacacctgtaatcccagcactttaggaggccgaggtgggtggatcacctgaagtcaggagttcgagaccagcctggccaacatggtgaaaccccatctctactaaaaatatacaaaattagctgggcatggtggtgggcgcctgtaatcccagctacttgggaggctgaggcaggaaaattgcttggacctgggaggtggaggttgtagtgagctgagatcacgccactgcactccagcctgggtgacagagcgagactccatctcaaaaaaaaaaaaaagtatttttggtgAAGAATTTTAGGTTAAGGTTTGATATTTGGGGGAGAAACAGAATAGTGCTACTTGAGAAAAGATACatcataattcattttatattttcttttttgcttctaaAGGTGATTTCTTCATTTGATATGGTGATATACTTTAGTGCTTTGTGCCTGCAAATTTCAAGACACCTTCATCTAAATATATTCAAGACTACATGTCATCAAGCACCTGAACAGGTTCACAAGCATATTGACTGACTAATAGCCCAAGGAAAAGAGGAGATGAAGTTAGGGGAATCTATGAGTGAAGGAAATCC
The Rhinopithecus roxellana isolate Shanxi Qingling chromosome 10, ASM756505v1, whole genome shotgun sequence DNA segment above includes these coding regions:
- the CHPT1 gene encoding cholinephosphotransferase 1, with the protein product MAAGTGARPAPRWLRALSEPLSAAQLRRLEEHRYSAAGVSLLEPPLQLYWTWLLQWIPLWMAPNSITLLGLAVNVVTTLVLISYCPTATEEAPYWTYLLCALGLFIYQSLDAIDGKQARRTNSCSPLGELFDHGCDSLSTVFMAVGASIAARLGTHPDWLFFCSFTGMFVFYCAHWQTYVSGMLRFGKVDVTEIQIALVIVFVLSAFGGATMWDYTIPILEIKLKILPVLGFLGGVIFSCSNYFHVILHGGVGKNGSTIAGTSVLSPGLHIGLIIILAIMIYKKSATDVFEKHPCLYTLMFGCVFAKVSQKLVIAHMTKSELYLQDTVFLGPGLLFLDQYFNNFIDEYVVLWIAMVISSFDMVIYFSALCLQISRHLHLNIFKTTCHQAPEQVQVLSSKSHQNNMD